A stretch of Cicer arietinum cultivar CDC Frontier isolate Library 1 chromosome 5, Cicar.CDCFrontier_v2.0, whole genome shotgun sequence DNA encodes these proteins:
- the LOC101513283 gene encoding phytolongin Phyl2.2-like, whose protein sequence is MGAASMIWNPDLIHYLCIAKSTTILAHHIKNTKDSNFESLASECLTKTPPNHSFFSHTVNNLTYTFLIDPTFVIFAIFDHHLLKSHALAFLNRVRSSLIETLNQNDNFVPFSLQTQFDSVFNETLNFYDLSPSGNEKSSPLTTLPLIGKPGEGLKKKKRLIDDGKDAALVDLSDDAVSLPFAKVNDRQKAKHVWKKHVWVVLLLDLFVCAVLFVIWLWVCSGFKCMAY, encoded by the coding sequence ATGGGTGCAGCTTCAATGATTTGGAACCCAGACCTAATCCATTATCTATGCATTGCAAAATCGACAACAATCCTCGCACATCACATTAAAAACACCAAAGATTCAAACTTTGAATCATTGGCCTCTGAATGCTTAACAAAAACCCCTCCAAATCACTCATTCTTCTCTCACACCGTTAATAATCTCACCTACACATTCCTCATCGACCCTACCTTCGTTATCTTCGCTATCTTCGATCACCACCTTCTCAAATCTCATGCACTCGCTTTCCTTAACCGTGTCAGATCCTCCCTCAtcgaaaccctaaatcaaaatGACAACTTTGTCCCTTTCTCCCTTCAGACACAATTCGATTCAGTTTTCAACGAAACCCTAAATTTCTATGATTTATCTCCTTCCGGTAACGAGAAGAGTTCGCCGTTGACCACGCTTCCTCTAATTGGGAAACCTGGTGAAGGcttgaagaaaaagaagagacttATTGACGATGGAAAAGACGCTGCGTTGGTTGATTTATCAGACGACGCCGTTTCGTTGCCGTTTGCAAAGGTGAATGATCGTCAGAAAGCGAAGCATGTATGGAAAAAGCACGTTTGGGTTGTGTTGTTGCttgatttgtttgtttgtgcggttttgtttgttatttggtTATGGGTTTGCAGCGGTTTCAAATGCATGGCTTATTGA
- the LOC101512957 gene encoding phytolongin Phyl2.2-like, translated as MIFAIFDHHLLKSHALAFLNRVRSSLIETLNQNDNFVPFSLQTQFDSVFNETLNFYDLSPSGNEKSSPLTTLPLIGKPGEGLKKKKRLIDDGKDAALVDLSDDAVSLPFAKVNDRQKAKHVWKKHVWVVLLLDLFVCAVLFVIWLWVCSGFKCMAY; from the coding sequence ATGATCTTCGCTATCTTCGATCACCACCTTCTCAAATCTCATGCACTCGCTTTCCTTAACCGTGTCAGATCCTCCCTCAtcgaaaccctaaatcaaaatGACAACTTTGTCCCTTTCTCCCTTCAGACACAATTCGATTCAGTTTTCAACGAAACCCTAAATTTCTATGATTTATCTCCTTCCGGTAACGAGAAGAGTTCGCCGTTGACCACGCTTCCTCTAATTGGGAAACCTGGTGAAGGcttgaagaaaaagaagagacttATTGACGATGGAAAAGACGCTGCGTTGGTTGATTTATCAGACGACGCCGTTTCGTTGCCGTTTGCAAAGGTGAATGATCGTCAGAAAGCGAAGCATGTATGGAAAAAGCACGTTTGGGTTGTGTTGTTGCttgatttgtttgtttgtgcggttttgtttgttatttggtTATGGGTTTGCAGCGGTTTCAAATGCATGGCTTATTGA